A region from the uncultured Bacteroides sp. genome encodes:
- a CDS encoding sialate O-acetylesterase, translating to MKRITASCIVTFLLCFALSLQAKVMLPAYFTDNMVLQQNTMITFSGHASADKTVILRVGWTSEIYKTRSAVDGSWSVKISTPSAGGPYNISFNDGSTLKLRNVMLGEVWLCSGQSNMEMPIAGWGKVMNYEQEIAAASYPEIRLFQVKKATSLTPRSDLESNNGGWQLCNPTSVPEFSAVAYFYARKLWKELHVPIGVIDCTWGGTPAEAWVSSGTLKKVMGFTNQVKRMENVSFNADSLRQMYNSEISAWHESLQKADSGFVDKKPVWAQPAWLDYKWQHMQLPAYWEHQGLKDFNGIVWFRRAVDIPAKWTGHELTLSLGVIDDEDITYFNGVEIARGSGYNTPRVYKIPARLVKAGRAVITVRVSDFGGEGGISGRDDALFLSYDAGNVLSLKGAWNYHAALSLDDFPSPPISPDGNSSYPTVLYNAMIHPLISFPIRGIAWYQGEANVGHAVQYRDLFKALIADWRIQWKSDLPFYFVQLANFLERKPVQPDSPWAALREAQAEALHLDNTGMAVAIDLGLADNVHFKNKQEVGRRLALQALSGTYGKNIAHSGPVYKTYQVEGNRIRIKFDNLGRDGFVVKNTVLTGFTIAGPDHLFYPATAIIEGNDVIAFAPQVSTPVALRYAWADNPACSLYGIDGLPTPPFRTDYW from the coding sequence ATGAAACGAATTACTGCATCTTGTATTGTGACTTTTTTGTTATGTTTTGCTTTGTCATTACAGGCAAAGGTTATGTTACCGGCTTATTTCACTGATAATATGGTGTTGCAGCAGAATACTATGATTACTTTTTCCGGACATGCTTCGGCAGACAAAACGGTGATCCTACGTGTTGGATGGACATCTGAAATCTATAAAACCCGATCTGCAGTTGACGGGAGTTGGAGTGTGAAAATTTCTACTCCTTCAGCAGGTGGCCCTTATAATATCAGTTTTAATGATGGTTCGACGTTAAAGCTAAGGAATGTGATGCTAGGGGAGGTTTGGCTGTGTTCGGGTCAGTCTAATATGGAAATGCCAATAGCCGGATGGGGGAAAGTGATGAATTATGAACAGGAAATTGCGGCGGCTTCTTATCCGGAAATCCGTTTGTTTCAGGTAAAGAAGGCTACATCGCTTACACCCCGTTCGGATTTGGAAAGTAATAATGGAGGATGGCAACTTTGCAACCCGACTTCAGTTCCTGAGTTTTCGGCAGTGGCTTATTTTTATGCACGTAAGCTCTGGAAGGAATTACATGTACCAATAGGGGTGATTGATTGCACGTGGGGAGGTACTCCGGCAGAGGCATGGGTTAGTTCCGGTACCCTTAAAAAAGTAATGGGATTTACAAACCAAGTGAAGAGAATGGAGAACGTCTCCTTTAATGCTGATAGTCTGCGGCAAATGTACAATTCAGAGATAAGTGCTTGGCATGAATCTTTGCAGAAGGCTGATTCCGGTTTTGTAGATAAAAAGCCTGTTTGGGCACAACCTGCTTGGCTTGACTATAAATGGCAGCATATGCAATTACCTGCCTATTGGGAGCATCAGGGACTAAAAGATTTCAACGGGATTGTGTGGTTCCGCCGTGCAGTAGACATACCTGCTAAATGGACGGGGCATGAACTCACTTTAAGTTTAGGAGTTATTGACGATGAAGATATTACTTATTTTAATGGTGTGGAGATAGCTCGTGGATCGGGTTATAACACTCCGCGTGTTTATAAAATCCCTGCCCGACTAGTGAAAGCCGGACGTGCTGTAATAACAGTTCGCGTATCTGATTTTGGGGGTGAAGGAGGGATTAGTGGTAGAGACGATGCTTTATTTCTGAGCTACGATGCAGGCAATGTTTTGTCTCTTAAGGGTGCATGGAATTATCATGCGGCTTTATCATTGGATGATTTTCCCAGTCCGCCTATTTCACCCGATGGTAATTCCAGTTATCCCACGGTGTTGTACAATGCCATGATTCATCCGCTCATATCTTTTCCTATAAGAGGAATTGCATGGTATCAGGGTGAGGCCAATGTGGGACATGCTGTTCAATATCGTGATTTGTTTAAGGCTCTCATTGCCGATTGGCGGATACAATGGAAAAGCGACTTGCCTTTTTATTTTGTACAATTGGCTAATTTTCTGGAACGTAAACCGGTTCAGCCTGATTCTCCTTGGGCTGCCTTACGAGAAGCTCAGGCGGAAGCATTACATTTAGATAATACAGGAATGGCGGTTGCTATAGATTTAGGTTTAGCCGATAACGTTCATTTTAAAAACAAGCAAGAGGTAGGGCGGAGATTAGCTTTGCAGGCTCTTTCAGGTACTTATGGCAAGAATATAGCTCATTCGGGACCGGTATATAAAACTTATCAGGTGGAAGGGAATCGTATTCGGATAAAATTTGATAATCTTGGTCGTGATGGATTCGTAGTCAAAAATACGGTTCTGACAGGCTTTACCATAGCAGGTCCCGATCACCTGTTTTATCCGGCTACGGCTATAATTGAAGGTAATGATGTCATAGCGTTTGCGCCTCAGGTCAGCACTCCTGTAGCTTTACGTTATGCATGGGCTGATAATCCGGCTTGCAGTCTTTATGGCATCGATGGACTTCCGACTCCACCGTTCCGTACGGATTATTGGTGA
- a CDS encoding AraC family transcriptional regulator encodes MLRIKEGFKGERVVVLPAFFINEIKQDPLGKELYITDIGYYPHAHFHYRERMSEEAHEFVLIYCVEGEGWFQINGNKFMVTANQFFILPKNKSHAYSSNPTNPWTIYWMHFNGEKATFFSEGFDRPCDITPQEHSRIKERLNLFEEIYTSLNSGYSKSHMLYATTSLFHFLGSMKFIGEYRDCGSICTQHKDTIQLAIHYMQENLNKKLCLTNIANEVKLSVSYFSAQFEESTGYSPLRYLTYLRVQEACRYLDFTSMKINQISPLVGFEDPLYFSRLFTKTMGMSPSEYKSRQKG; translated from the coding sequence ATGTTGCGAATAAAAGAAGGTTTTAAAGGAGAACGTGTCGTGGTATTACCTGCATTCTTTATAAACGAAATAAAACAGGACCCACTAGGAAAAGAACTCTACATAACCGATATTGGTTATTATCCACACGCCCATTTTCATTATCGAGAACGCATGTCTGAGGAAGCACATGAATTCGTTCTTATTTATTGCGTGGAAGGTGAAGGTTGGTTTCAAATCAATGGAAATAAATTTATGGTAACCGCTAATCAATTCTTCATACTGCCGAAAAACAAAAGTCATGCCTATAGCAGTAACCCCACTAATCCATGGACAATCTACTGGATGCACTTCAACGGAGAAAAAGCAACATTCTTCAGTGAAGGATTTGATCGACCATGCGATATCACTCCTCAAGAACATTCACGAATCAAAGAACGGTTAAATTTATTCGAAGAAATATACACCTCTCTTAACTCAGGATACAGCAAGAGCCACATGCTCTACGCAACAACCAGCTTATTCCATTTCCTGGGATCCATGAAATTTATCGGTGAATACCGCGATTGTGGATCGATTTGTACACAACACAAAGATACCATACAACTTGCTATTCATTATATGCAGGAGAACCTGAACAAAAAACTTTGCCTCACTAATATTGCAAACGAAGTCAAACTATCTGTCTCTTACTTCTCCGCACAATTTGAAGAAAGTACAGGCTACTCGCCTCTGCGTTATTTAACGTATCTCAGAGTACAAGAAGCCTGTCGCTATCTCGACTTCACATCTATGAAGATCAATCAAATCAGCCCGTTGGTAGGATTTGAGGATCCACTTTATTTCTCACGCCTATTTACCAAAACCATGGGAATGTCACCTTCTGAATACAAATCCCGGCAAAAAGGCTAA
- a CDS encoding alpha-galactosidase encodes MKGKQFFLICFLCISSVLNAADKPMIKITTDTVDLIFRVGDNGRLYQSYLGSKLNHDIDLLHLPQGTEAYLTHGMEDYFEPAIQVLHNDGNSSLLLKYVSYQTKQLTAGVNETVIVLQDDKYPVTVKLHYVAYTKENIIKTFTEISHKEKKPIVLSKYASSMLHLNKSRCFLTEFAGDWAHEANMMDQELLFGKKVLDTKLGTRACMFTPPFFQLSLNNAATETSGEVLVGTLGWTGNFRFTFEVDNKNELRVISGINPYASEYELPAGEVFRTPDFYFTYSLNGKGQASRNFHDWARKYQLKEGNETRMTLLNNWESTYFDFNEDKLIGLMDDAVKLGVDMFLLDDGWFGNKYPRSSDHQGLGDWSETVKKLPDGIGKLVEEAHKRGLKFGIWIEPEMVNPKSELYEKHKDWVIHLPNRDEYYFRNQLVLDLSNPKVQDFVFGIVDNLMTKYPGIAFFKWDCNSPITNIYSYYLKNKQSHLYIEYVRGLYKVLDRVKAKYPKLPMMLCSGGSGRADYEALKYFTEFWPSDNTDPIERLFIQWGFSQLFPAKTLCAHVTTWNKNASIKFRTDVAMMGKLGFDIKLADMNQDEITFCHDAVVTYNRLKPVVLEGDMFRLVSPYSGNHTSTMYVSKDQRKAVLFAFDVHPRYAEKQLPVRLQGLNADHMYRVKEINLMPGATSSFSGNDETFSGEYLMNVGLDIFTTQQLNSRMIELVDEAYK; translated from the coding sequence ATGAAAGGAAAACAATTCTTTTTGATATGCTTTTTGTGCATATCTTCTGTGCTAAATGCAGCAGACAAACCAATGATCAAAATTACCACGGATACCGTAGACCTGATTTTTCGAGTGGGTGATAATGGACGCCTATATCAAAGTTATTTGGGATCCAAACTAAATCATGACATTGATCTGCTTCATCTGCCGCAAGGTACTGAAGCTTATCTTACTCATGGCATGGAAGATTATTTTGAACCGGCAATTCAGGTGCTGCACAACGACGGTAATTCATCTTTACTACTAAAGTACGTGTCATATCAAACAAAACAACTTACTGCCGGAGTCAATGAAACGGTTATTGTTTTGCAGGACGATAAATATCCTGTTACCGTGAAGTTGCATTATGTGGCATATACAAAGGAAAATATTATCAAAACATTTACTGAAATCAGCCATAAGGAGAAGAAGCCGATTGTTCTGAGCAAATACGCATCAAGTATGTTGCACCTTAATAAAAGTCGATGCTTCCTGACTGAATTTGCTGGCGACTGGGCACATGAAGCCAACATGATGGATCAAGAATTGTTATTCGGAAAGAAGGTGTTAGATACTAAGTTGGGAACGCGTGCCTGCATGTTTACGCCGCCTTTTTTTCAATTATCTCTGAATAATGCCGCCACTGAAACTTCCGGTGAAGTATTAGTTGGTACATTAGGATGGACGGGAAACTTTCGATTTACCTTCGAAGTGGACAATAAAAATGAACTGCGTGTCATATCAGGTATTAACCCTTATGCAAGTGAATACGAATTACCGGCAGGAGAAGTCTTCCGTACCCCTGATTTTTATTTCACTTATAGTCTGAATGGAAAGGGACAGGCCAGCCGTAATTTTCATGACTGGGCGCGTAAATATCAACTTAAAGAGGGCAATGAAACCCGTATGACATTACTCAATAACTGGGAATCAACTTATTTTGATTTTAATGAGGATAAACTTATTGGTTTAATGGATGATGCCGTGAAGTTGGGGGTGGATATGTTTTTGTTGGACGACGGATGGTTTGGTAATAAGTATCCCCGGAGCAGTGATCATCAAGGGTTGGGCGACTGGAGTGAAACAGTGAAAAAACTACCGGACGGAATTGGTAAATTGGTTGAGGAAGCACATAAGAGAGGCCTCAAATTTGGTATATGGATTGAACCCGAGATGGTAAATCCCAAGAGCGAGCTGTATGAGAAACATAAGGATTGGGTTATTCATCTGCCTAATCGTGATGAATATTATTTTCGTAATCAGCTGGTCTTGGATTTGAGTAATCCCAAAGTACAAGATTTTGTATTTGGTATAGTAGATAATTTAATGACCAAGTATCCTGGTATAGCATTCTTTAAATGGGATTGTAATAGCCCTATTACTAATATTTATTCATATTATTTAAAGAATAAGCAGAGCCATTTGTACATAGAGTATGTACGCGGTCTTTATAAAGTTCTTGATCGTGTAAAAGCTAAATACCCTAAACTGCCTATGATGTTGTGTAGTGGAGGAAGCGGTCGTGCGGATTATGAGGCACTAAAGTATTTTACTGAATTTTGGCCCAGTGATAATACTGATCCTATTGAGAGACTGTTTATTCAATGGGGCTTTTCACAACTTTTTCCGGCTAAAACCTTATGCGCCCATGTTACTACATGGAATAAAAATGCAAGTATTAAATTCCGTACGGACGTGGCCATGATGGGGAAATTGGGCTTTGATATAAAACTGGCTGATATGAATCAGGATGAGATTACTTTCTGCCATGATGCGGTGGTTACTTATAACCGATTAAAGCCCGTAGTATTGGAAGGTGATATGTTCCGTCTGGTATCTCCTTATAGCGGAAATCATACTTCAACAATGTATGTATCCAAAGATCAGAGAAAGGCTGTTTTATTTGCTTTTGATGTTCATCCCCGTTATGCGGAAAAGCAACTTCCTGTTCGCCTTCAGGGCCTTAATGCAGATCATATGTATCGTGTTAAGGAAATCAATCTTATGCCCGGAGCTACTTCTTCTTTTTCAGGTAATGATGAAACCTTTAGTGGCGAATATTTAATGAATGTAGGATTGGACATCTTCACTACTCAACAGCTTAATAGTCGTATGATAGAGTTAGTGGATGAAGCTTATAAATAA